A region of bacterium DNA encodes the following proteins:
- a CDS encoding cell division protein ZapA, with translation MSDESKSSSVVAVRIAGHEYKIRSDGDPDGLKEIAGYVDRAMARVRERTGTVDTFDVAVLTCLNLAREILALREARTPEGSTAIEDDKLRSLIENVEAALLVQPMTDAVEETAPATAERGATTLELPSFESLRERDDGEAAAADLEAPRVAAGGRDRAS, from the coding sequence ATGAGCGACGAGTCGAAGTCTTCGTCGGTCGTCGCCGTCCGGATCGCCGGGCACGAGTACAAGATCCGCAGCGACGGCGACCCCGACGGGCTGAAGGAGATCGCCGGCTACGTGGATCGCGCGATGGCGCGGGTCCGTGAGCGAACCGGAACCGTCGACACCTTCGACGTCGCGGTGCTGACGTGCCTGAATCTCGCCCGTGAGATCCTGGCGCTGCGCGAAGCCCGGACGCCGGAAGGATCCACCGCGATCGAGGACGACAAGCTGCGCTCGCTGATCGAGAACGTCGAGGCCGCGCTGCTCGTTCAGCCGATGACCGACGCCGTCGAGGAAACCGCACCCGCCACGGCAGAACGGGGTGCGACGACCCTCGAGCTGCCGAGCTTCGAGAGCCTTCGGGAGCGGGACGACGGCGAGGCGGCCGCGGCCGATCTCGAGGCGCCCCGGGTCGCCGCAGGCGGCCGCGACCGGGCCTCCTGA
- a CDS encoding 5-formyltetrahydrofolate cyclo-ligase has product MSPARNDEKAELRRRMRGLLRDRSGEESERAGAEIADRLERTAAWARASTVAVYANLPGEVATDTLISSAWRGGKRVLLPRVAGAGQLAFAEHPVDASLVTGAFGVSEPPPTAPPVDLVDADLVLVPGLAFDRHGGRLGRGRGYYDRALATLGRSGVRDVATERDPAVPRTIGVAFDLQLVETVPMDVRDVRLEAVVTPSAMHIVDRPAT; this is encoded by the coding sequence GTGTCGCCCGCCAGGAACGACGAGAAGGCGGAGCTGCGTCGGCGCATGCGCGGGCTGCTGCGCGACCGCTCGGGGGAGGAGTCGGAACGCGCCGGGGCCGAGATCGCGGACCGACTCGAGAGGACGGCGGCCTGGGCGCGGGCCTCGACCGTGGCTGTCTACGCGAATCTGCCCGGCGAGGTCGCGACGGACACGCTGATCTCGAGCGCCTGGCGCGGCGGGAAGCGCGTTCTCCTTCCGCGCGTCGCCGGTGCGGGGCAGCTCGCCTTCGCGGAGCACCCGGTCGACGCGTCGCTCGTCACGGGGGCGTTCGGTGTGTCGGAGCCGCCGCCCACGGCGCCGCCGGTGGATCTCGTGGACGCGGATCTGGTCCTCGTTCCGGGACTCGCCTTCGACCGTCACGGCGGGCGCCTGGGGCGGGGGAGGGGCTACTATGATCGCGCCCTCGCGACGCTCGGCCGTTCGGGGGTGCGCGACGTCGCGACCGAACGCGACCCGGCGGTGCCGCGCACGATCGGCGTCGCCTTCGACCTTCAGCTCGTCGAGACGGTGCCCATGGACGTGCGC